From the genome of Chlamydiota bacterium:
GGCGATAGAAGAAAAAATGGGCGAAGGCGCCCTCCAGCTTGCGAGAAAAATGCGAATTCCAGATATCACGGTCGGGGGTTTTTATCAGAAGGAAAAAAGCCGTTTCGAAGTGGATGGAAAATTAGAGATGGACGACGACAAGCTGATCGGTTTTAGGGTTTCATTACCTTTGCCTTTGTTTGATAGAAAACAAGCGGACATAGCCGAGGCCAACGCAGAGAAAAAGAAAGCGTCTATCGAGATTTTAGATCTCAAAATTCAGGTGGAAGAGGAAGTGGCACAAGCCGTGATTCGTGACAATGCTTCTAAAGAAATTCTTGACTCTTATGGAAACGGTGTACTCGAATCAATCGAAAAATCAGTTCAATTGATACAGGATGCCTACGCTCAGGGTCAGGTTAGTTTTTTGGATGTGGTTCAAACGCAAGGCAAATTTAAGAGTATCCAGATAGCCTACCTGGGTGCGCTTCAAAATCACAAAGAATCGCTTATTGAGCTTGAGGTGGCGATGGGAATGGATTTGAAAAATGAAAAAGAAGGGAAGAATCAATGAAAATTCAAAAAATAATTCTTAGTCCTTGGGTGGTGATCGTCGTAGCAACGCTGTGTTTAGCTTTACCGAAGCGATTGTTCGCCCACGGTGGGCAAATCGAAACAGGCGAAGGGGGCGGCGGGCCTGTGAAATTGACGATAGAGCAGCAGACGGTCATCGGCCTCGAGACGGTGACGGCACAACTCCGCGACATTGACGCTGTTCTGGTGCTTAACGGAAAAGTAAAACTCAATCCGAATCTTCACGCGCACGTCAGCACGCGTATCGAAGGCCGCGTCGAAAAGCTTTATGCCAACGTAGGTGACAAGGTCGAGAAAGGAGAGAGGCTTGCGGACATCCAATCGCGGCAGATCGGTAATCCGCCTCCCATCGTCACGCTCGAGGCGATAGTCAGCGGCGTGATCAATGACCGTAGTGTCACCCTCGGGGAATCGGTGGAGCCGAATAAGGAATTATTTCACATCATTGATTTGTCTGAGGTCATCGTCGAGGTGGAAGTGTATGAAGAAGACATTGGCAAGGTGAAACCTGACCAAGCCGCCCGCGTTCGCGTACTGGGATACCCGGGCGATATCTTCAAGGGAAAAATTACGTTTGTCGGTGTAGAACTTGACCCAGAGAAACGCACGTTGCCCGTGTGGGTCACGGTGAAAAATCCAGACGGCAAGCTCAAGCCTGAGATGTTCGCCAAGGTCGCGGTCGTGCTTGAGCACAACGAGGGCGTGCTCGCTGTCCCGAAGGAAGCTATTCTGGAAGAGAGTGGCGAAAAATTCGTCTTCGTGCAAGCAGGTGACTCGTTCAACCGCGTGGATGTGCAGACGGGCGCCGAGGACGACCGTTTTGTCGAGATCAGGGACGGACTCGTACCAGACGATGTTGTGGTGACCGATGGCAAACGCGAGGTTTATACCCAATCACTCATGGCCCGTGGTGTAAGACCGCCCACCGATACCGATTAGCGAAGGGAATCCTCATGTTTAATAAAATCATTCTATGGTCGCTGAACAATCGCATGATCGTTATGGCCGGGCTGGTCGTGTTTTTGGTGGCGGCCACTTACACGACGATGCGTATGCCGGTGGATGTGTTCCCCGAGTTTGCGCCGCCACAGGTCGTGGTCCAGACCGAATCCCCAGGGCTCCCTCCCGAAGATGTTGAGGCGTTGATCACCTTTCCTATTGAAAGTGCTGTCAACGGCACGCCGGGCGTGGACAAGGTGCGTTCGGCTTCATCGGTCGGACTGTCCACGGTTGTGATCGTATTTCGTTGGGGGACGGACGTGTATGTGGCAAGACAATTGGTGAATGAACGAATCCAATCCGTCCGCGAGCGGTTTCCTGTTGGCACACGTGCGCCTGTCATGTTGCCGATCACCTCAGCCGTCGGCTGGATGATTAAATATAGCCTTGAGAGCGACACGCGCTCGCCGATGGAGTTGCGCACAATTTCCGATTGGCAAATCCGCCCGCGCATCTTGGCTCTTGGAGGTGTTGCATCCGTCGTTGCCATTGGCGGTGATGTAAAACAATATCAAGTGCTCTTAGATCACGATCGCTTGCGTGCCTATCACGTGAGCATAGCCGAGGTACGCGAGGCATTAGAGAAATCCAACATCAACGTTCCGGGTGCGTTCTTGCAAGTACCCACCCAGGAATATGTCGTGACGGGTGTGGCGCGGATTACCTCGCTTGATGATTTGCGTAATACCCTTATTAAATTCGTCAAAGGAACGCCGATTATGGTGAGAAACGTAGCGGACGTGAAGTTCGGAGGTGAGATTAAGCGTGGCGATGGCGCGATCAATCTAAAAAACGCGGTCATTGGCACCATCTCCAAAGCCTATGGTGCAGACACGTTGGCCACCACCTACAAGTCGGAAAAAGCGCTGAGCGACATCCAACATCAATTACCGCCCGATGTAAAAATGAACATCAGAGTATTTCGTCAGGCGGATTTTATCGAAGGTTCGATCCGTAACTTAAAGAAAGCACTTCTCGAAGGCGGAATGATCGTGACGGTGATCTTGTTCATCTTTCTGATGAACTTCCGCGCGTCGTTCATCAGTTTTCTGGCGATGCCCACATCGCTGTTGGCAGGTGTCATGGTGTTGAAATGGTTCGGCGTGAGCCTCAACTCGATGACTATCGGCGGTCTGGCCATTGCCATTGGCGAGGTCGTGGATGACGCGATCATTGACGTAGAAAATGTGTTTCGCCGATTGCGCTTAAACCGTGAATCGCCAAATCCCGAGCCGATTCTGGACGTGGTGTTCAAAGGCTCGACCGAAATCCGAAACTCTGTTGTGTACGCGACGCTCATTGTGGCCATCGTATTTCTGCCGATATTCTTTCTCTCGGGTCTGGAAGGCCGCATCTTCACGCCGCTTGGCATTGCTTACCTCGGCTCGCTCATGTGCTCGCTTATCGTTGCGCTGACGGTGACGCCCGTGCTCTGCTACCTCCTGATTGGACAGACAAGAAAGGAATTGCGCGAAAGTTTTATTGCCCACGCGCTCAAGAAACACTACGAGCGGTTGCTTCATTTCACGCTGCGCCACGTTTGGCCGGTGGTGATTGCCACGTTGGTTCTGATTGGCGTGGCGATCATGATGATCCCATTTTTTGGCAGGTCGTTCCTGCCGGAGTTTCACGAGGGAAATTTCATCGTTGTGCAAAGCACATTGCCAGGTACATCGCTCGACGAATCCATGCGGCTCGGTTATCAAGTGAGGCAGAAATTGCTGAAGTACCCGCAGGTGGTTTCTCTTTCGCAGCGGGCAGGTCGCAGTGAGCTTGACGAAGACGCGCAGCCACCCAATTTCAGTGAGTTCGACGTGAAGCTTGATTACGACCGCGACAAGAGAATGTCACCTGACGAGTTATTACGCCATATTCGCTCTGATCTGTCGGACATCCCTGGTGCGATTTTTAATGTCGGCCAATTCATTTCGCATCGCATGGACGAAATTCTGTCGGGCATTCGCGCTCAGGTGGCGATCAAGATTTATGGTGATGACCTGAATGTGTTACGGCAAAAAGGGCAGGAAGTCTTGAAGGTTATGCAGACCCTTCAAGGGGTCGAGGATTTGATGTTGGAGCAGCAGATCAATGTCCCTCAAGTGACGATTAAAATTGACCGCGAGAAAGCCAGCCGCTATGGCCTGAAGGTGGGCGAGTTAGCGGAGTCGATTGACACGGTGCTCAACGGCGTCACTGTTTCCCAAGTGCTCGAAGGCCAAAAGTCTTTCGACCTGTTTGTGCGCTTAGAGGACAAGGCGCGCAGCGACCTTGAGTCCATCCGCAACATCCTCGTGGACGCACCTGCCCTGCAAGTGGAAGGATCACATGGAGAGGCGAAAATCCCCCTGCGCGAGGTCGCTGACATTCACTTCGAGGAGCGACCGTATTTCATTAACCGCGAAGACGTCCAGCGGCGCATCGTCGTCTCCTGCAATGTGGCGGGGCGCGACCTGAACAGTCTCATCAGTGAGGCACAGAAAAAAATCGGCGCAGAAGTCGTTCCGAAACTCCCGGCGGGTTACTTCATCCAATACGGTGGCCAGTTCGAGAGTCAGCAACAGGCGCAACGGATTTTAATCCTGTTCGGCATCGGCGCGGTGGTAGGTATTTTCCTGATGCTGTTCCAGGCGTTTGGCACGACGCGCGAAGCGCTCTTGGTGATGCTCAACCTGCCGTTGGCGCTCATCGGCGGCGTGGTTGCGATTTTTCTCACTGGCCGTGACATGAGTGTTCCGGCAATGATCGGATTTATCAGTCTTTTCGGCATCGCCTCGCGTAACGGGATCATTCTGATCAGCCATTACAACCAACTTCGCAAAGAAGGCCAATCGCTCGCTGACACTGTTATCCATGGTTCGCTTGACAGGCTCAACCCCGTGCTGATGACTGCTGCCACTGCTGCATTGGGTCTTGTGCCTCTCTTGTGGGGTGATGCGACTGGCAAAGAATTGGAGCGACCCCTTGCGCATGTGATCCTCGGAGGACTCTTCACCTCGACCTTTCTGAACATGGTCTTAATTCCAACCCTGTACAATAAGATTGAAGTGATTCGTGAAAAGCAAATCAAAAATAAACAAAAAAAAGGAGATTAATATGAAAACAAAATGGTTCATCATCCCAACATTGAGTATGGCGCTCTCCGTCGTCCGGTTGACGTCAGCAGCTCTAGAACACGAACATAAAGAAGGTGAAGGGGAAATCCCTGCTACCCTTAGCGGCATCTGGGCTGAAGTGAAAGAGCATGAGGAAGAACTCGGGAAAATCATCGCCGACAAAAAGCTAGACAAGGTGCACGAAGTCGCTTTCGAAATCCGCGACAGGGTGAACGCCCTGCCTGACAAATCCATGGATTTGGCCTCTGACAAACTGGCCAAGGTTAAGTCCAACGCCAAGTTCGTGGCCAACCTCGCCAAGCGCCTCGACGATTCCGGCGACGCCGGCGATCAAGTCGCCACGGAAGCCAACTTCAAGAAGCTGCAGGGCCTCTTGAAGACCATCGAAGCCCAATACCCGGCGGGTGTACTTTCGCAAGCGAAGGGAATGATTTACACCTGCCCGATGCACCCGGAAGTAAAGCAGGATAAACCGGGTTCTTGTCCAAAATGTGGGATGACGCTTAAGACAGGGGAAGACGCTTCTCACGATGAAATGAAC
Proteins encoded in this window:
- a CDS encoding efflux RND transporter periplasmic adaptor subunit encodes the protein MKIQKIILSPWVVIVVATLCLALPKRLFAHGGQIETGEGGGGPVKLTIEQQTVIGLETVTAQLRDIDAVLVLNGKVKLNPNLHAHVSTRIEGRVEKLYANVGDKVEKGERLADIQSRQIGNPPPIVTLEAIVSGVINDRSVTLGESVEPNKELFHIIDLSEVIVEVEVYEEDIGKVKPDQAARVRVLGYPGDIFKGKITFVGVELDPEKRTLPVWVTVKNPDGKLKPEMFAKVAVVLEHNEGVLAVPKEAILEESGEKFVFVQAGDSFNRVDVQTGAEDDRFVEIRDGLVPDDVVVTDGKREVYTQSLMARGVRPPTDTD
- a CDS encoding efflux RND transporter permease subunit, which produces MFNKIILWSLNNRMIVMAGLVVFLVAATYTTMRMPVDVFPEFAPPQVVVQTESPGLPPEDVEALITFPIESAVNGTPGVDKVRSASSVGLSTVVIVFRWGTDVYVARQLVNERIQSVRERFPVGTRAPVMLPITSAVGWMIKYSLESDTRSPMELRTISDWQIRPRILALGGVASVVAIGGDVKQYQVLLDHDRLRAYHVSIAEVREALEKSNINVPGAFLQVPTQEYVVTGVARITSLDDLRNTLIKFVKGTPIMVRNVADVKFGGEIKRGDGAINLKNAVIGTISKAYGADTLATTYKSEKALSDIQHQLPPDVKMNIRVFRQADFIEGSIRNLKKALLEGGMIVTVILFIFLMNFRASFISFLAMPTSLLAGVMVLKWFGVSLNSMTIGGLAIAIGEVVDDAIIDVENVFRRLRLNRESPNPEPILDVVFKGSTEIRNSVVYATLIVAIVFLPIFFLSGLEGRIFTPLGIAYLGSLMCSLIVALTVTPVLCYLLIGQTRKELRESFIAHALKKHYERLLHFTLRHVWPVVIATLVLIGVAIMMIPFFGRSFLPEFHEGNFIVVQSTLPGTSLDESMRLGYQVRQKLLKYPQVVSLSQRAGRSELDEDAQPPNFSEFDVKLDYDRDKRMSPDELLRHIRSDLSDIPGAIFNVGQFISHRMDEILSGIRAQVAIKIYGDDLNVLRQKGQEVLKVMQTLQGVEDLMLEQQINVPQVTIKIDREKASRYGLKVGELAESIDTVLNGVTVSQVLEGQKSFDLFVRLEDKARSDLESIRNILVDAPALQVEGSHGEAKIPLREVADIHFEERPYFINREDVQRRIVVSCNVAGRDLNSLISEAQKKIGAEVVPKLPAGYFIQYGGQFESQQQAQRILILFGIGAVVGIFLMLFQAFGTTREALLVMLNLPLALIGGVVAIFLTGRDMSVPAMIGFISLFGIASRNGIILISHYNQLRKEGQSLADTVIHGSLDRLNPVLMTAATAALGLVPLLWGDATGKELERPLAHVILGGLFTSTFLNMVLIPTLYNKIEVIREKQIKNKQKKGD